One region of Peribacillus simplex genomic DNA includes:
- a CDS encoding DEAD/DEAH box helicase, whose amino-acid sequence MKINISFNSEWNDEFLQKVENDGPWGNWELYKLAVKMEENLIIPDFEGLQAPKHLPQLTPLPHQLEAAKQVVEKMNGKAILADEVGLGKTIEAGLILKEYMIRGLVKKVLILVPASLVTQWAFELNTKFHIPAVVQRKSYVWDSCDVVISSIDTAKRAPHRDIIFNQEYDFIIIDEAHKLKNNKTKNYEFVQNLKKKFCLLLTATPIQNKVEEIFHLVSLLKPGHLGNASLFSEKYKGKGRNIIEDEHLKELVNTVMIRNRRADTGIEWTKRHVETITIEFSPTEQALYDAVSKFKPISDGTKGSAFSALTLQREACSSREAVFYTLKNMKAKYDQPTPDFLAKLDDLFSKVNETVQNSKAEKALELIKKIDDKVIIFTEYRATQLYLQWYLQQNGISSVPFRGGFKRGKKDWMRELFQKKIQVLIATEAGGEGINLQFCHHLINFDLPWNPMRLEQRIGRIHRLGQEEDVRIYNFATKNTVEEHILKLLYEKINLFEKVIGELDDILTKLDINNIEEYLIDVVGESKTEGEMKIKMDNFSSLIQFAQSMKEGEVHAATGNS is encoded by the coding sequence ATGAAAATCAATATATCCTTCAATTCTGAATGGAATGACGAGTTTTTACAAAAGGTGGAAAATGACGGTCCATGGGGAAATTGGGAGCTTTATAAGTTGGCGGTTAAAATGGAGGAAAATCTCATCATTCCTGATTTTGAAGGTTTACAGGCACCCAAGCACCTTCCTCAGTTAACCCCGCTTCCCCATCAATTGGAAGCTGCAAAGCAAGTGGTGGAAAAGATGAATGGAAAGGCCATTTTAGCAGATGAGGTAGGTCTCGGAAAAACAATTGAAGCCGGCTTGATCCTAAAGGAGTATATGATCAGAGGCCTTGTAAAGAAGGTATTGATCCTTGTACCAGCTTCACTTGTAACACAATGGGCTTTTGAATTGAATACGAAGTTTCATATTCCGGCAGTCGTTCAGAGAAAAAGTTATGTGTGGGACTCCTGTGATGTGGTCATTTCATCCATTGATACAGCGAAACGCGCTCCACATCGTGATATCATTTTCAATCAGGAATATGACTTCATCATCATTGATGAAGCTCATAAACTTAAAAATAATAAGACGAAGAACTATGAATTCGTCCAAAATCTGAAAAAGAAATTTTGTTTACTCCTGACAGCTACTCCCATTCAAAATAAAGTCGAGGAAATTTTTCACCTCGTTTCGTTATTGAAACCAGGCCACTTGGGAAATGCCTCACTCTTTTCGGAAAAATATAAAGGGAAAGGCCGGAACATAATTGAAGATGAACACCTAAAGGAATTGGTCAACACTGTGATGATTCGAAACCGGCGGGCCGATACTGGTATTGAATGGACAAAAAGGCATGTGGAAACCATCACCATTGAATTTTCTCCAACCGAGCAGGCATTGTACGATGCAGTTTCAAAATTCAAACCTATTTCTGATGGAACAAAAGGAAGCGCCTTTTCAGCTCTCACTCTCCAAAGAGAAGCCTGCAGCAGCAGAGAGGCGGTCTTTTATACTTTAAAAAACATGAAAGCCAAATACGACCAGCCTACCCCTGACTTTTTGGCAAAGCTTGATGATTTATTTTCAAAAGTGAATGAAACGGTTCAGAATTCAAAGGCTGAAAAAGCTTTGGAGCTGATCAAGAAAATTGATGACAAAGTGATTATCTTTACCGAATACCGAGCTACTCAGCTTTATCTACAATGGTACCTTCAACAGAATGGAATTTCTTCAGTCCCATTCCGAGGCGGATTTAAACGTGGAAAGAAAGACTGGATGCGAGAATTATTCCAAAAGAAAATTCAGGTATTAATTGCAACAGAAGCTGGCGGGGAAGGGATAAACCTTCAGTTCTGCCATCACTTGATTAATTTTGACCTGCCATGGAACCCCATGAGGCTTGAGCAAAGAATTGGGCGGATTCACCGCCTTGGACAGGAAGAGGATGTCAGGATTTATAACTTTGCCACGAAAAATACTGTTGAAGAACATATTCTAAAGTTACTATACGAAAAAATTAATTTATTTGAAAAAGTAATTGGTGAATTGGATGATATTCTAACCAAACTGGATATTAACAACATTGAAGAATATTTAATTGATGTGGTCGGCGAGTCCAAAACAGAAGGCGAAATGAAAATCAAGATGGATAATTTTTCATCGTTGATCCAATTCGCTCAATCCATGAAGGAAGGTGAGGTTCATGCAGCAACAGGAAATTCATGA
- a CDS encoding YqzE family protein, protein MSTNAYIKYLTQQLVEYFNLTKKERKEKRRHRKEDKNHGISHWFGIVPFALSMFVRKNIKK, encoded by the coding sequence ATGTCTACAAACGCTTATATTAAATATTTGACGCAACAGCTTGTCGAGTATTTTAATCTGACCAAAAAAGAACGAAAAGAAAAGCGCCGTCATAGAAAAGAGGATAAAAATCATGGTATATCCCATTGGTTTGGCATTGTCCCTTTTGCTTTGTCGATGTTCGTAAGGAAAAATATCAAAAAATAA
- the gcvT gene encoding glycine cleavage system aminomethyltransferase GcvT has protein sequence MTNLKRTPLFEVYRECGGKTIDFGGWELPVQFSGIKDEHEAVRTKAGLFDVSHMGEVDVKGPGSLSFLQKMLTNDISKLQTGGAQYSAMCYENGGTVDDLIVYKRAEDDYLLVVNAANTEKDFDWLQANLTEDAQITNVSSDYIQLALQGPSAEKILQKLSENTALSEIGFFKFKENVMINGISTLVSRTGYTGEDGFEIYSDSENGPALWKAIMDAGKEEGIQPIGLGARDTLRFEAKLPLYGQELSADITPIEAGIGFAVKVDKEADFFGKAVLAEQKAKGAPRKLVGIEMIDRGIPRHGYKVYSGDKVIGEVTTGTQSPTLKKNVGLVLIDKEYSVLDAEIEVEIRSKRLKAVIIQTPFYKKPRK, from the coding sequence TTGACCAATTTAAAAAGAACACCACTATTTGAGGTTTATCGTGAATGCGGAGGGAAAACGATTGATTTTGGCGGCTGGGAACTTCCTGTCCAATTTTCGGGTATAAAGGACGAACATGAAGCCGTACGTACAAAAGCGGGTCTGTTCGATGTATCGCATATGGGGGAAGTTGATGTTAAGGGTCCTGGGAGCCTTTCCTTTTTACAGAAGATGCTGACTAATGATATATCAAAGCTGCAAACGGGCGGTGCCCAATATTCGGCCATGTGTTATGAAAACGGCGGGACGGTTGATGATCTCATCGTTTATAAAAGGGCGGAAGACGACTATCTGCTCGTGGTCAATGCAGCGAATACAGAAAAAGATTTCGATTGGCTGCAAGCTAATCTAACGGAAGATGCCCAAATTACGAATGTATCGAGTGACTATATACAGCTAGCACTTCAAGGACCATCTGCAGAGAAGATATTGCAAAAACTTTCAGAAAATACTGCCTTAAGTGAAATTGGATTTTTCAAGTTCAAGGAGAATGTCATGATAAATGGTATCTCCACGTTGGTATCCCGTACTGGATATACTGGTGAAGATGGTTTTGAAATATATAGCGACAGTGAAAACGGCCCGGCCCTTTGGAAGGCGATAATGGATGCCGGAAAGGAAGAAGGGATACAGCCGATTGGTTTAGGTGCTCGTGATACCCTGCGTTTTGAAGCGAAACTGCCGCTGTATGGGCAGGAGCTTTCAGCTGACATTACTCCAATAGAAGCCGGGATTGGTTTTGCGGTAAAAGTGGATAAGGAAGCCGATTTTTTCGGGAAAGCCGTTCTTGCTGAACAAAAGGCGAAGGGGGCACCCCGGAAGCTTGTGGGAATTGAAATGATTGACCGTGGCATTCCTCGTCATGGGTATAAGGTCTACAGCGGGGACAAAGTCATTGGGGAGGTCACGACTGGTACCCAATCACCAACGTTGAAGAAAAACGTAGGATTGGTACTTATCGATAAGGAATATTCGGTGTTGGATGCGGAAATTGAAGTGGAAATCCGTTCCAAACGTTTGAAAGCCGTTATAATACAAACACCTTTTTATAAAAAACCACGTAAATAG
- a CDS encoding YqhG family protein translates to MQQQEIHDFLITYFKANECDILDNKPTHLTVQLTIEMDKELMNRPFYWHYLEKTGGIPNPAQMTFITDPEQAPPDLKGEMIHFGSPRLHQIIQSTKKLAGYTRLFEDTPPLMGGNNPLFPWLTLNVKISYQCDRKKDTFMSIGLNLISGEIMEGFHHRVLPIKVTPKIPDYSFTLSPLIMPKSGLARLDTYIRRSFENDDHSWAEEAMLRWQNDLNLLEHFYKDMDEKSESYFTEKEALKAQYEPNIRISIINGGLFYLSDRALG, encoded by the coding sequence ATGCAGCAACAGGAAATTCATGATTTTTTAATAACTTACTTTAAAGCCAATGAATGTGACATATTGGATAATAAACCAACCCACCTTACAGTTCAACTAACGATAGAAATGGATAAAGAATTAATGAACCGGCCCTTTTATTGGCACTACCTGGAAAAAACAGGTGGCATTCCGAACCCAGCCCAGATGACTTTCATTACCGATCCAGAACAAGCCCCACCCGACCTAAAGGGAGAAATGATCCATTTTGGCTCCCCTCGGCTCCATCAGATTATTCAATCAACAAAAAAGCTGGCAGGGTATACTAGACTTTTTGAAGATACCCCTCCATTAATGGGCGGGAATAATCCATTATTTCCATGGCTTACCCTGAATGTGAAAATATCCTACCAATGCGATCGTAAAAAAGATACTTTTATGTCCATCGGATTGAATTTAATTTCGGGCGAAATCATGGAAGGATTTCACCATCGGGTTTTACCAATTAAGGTCACCCCAAAAATACCGGATTACTCGTTTACGCTTTCACCGCTCATCATGCCGAAAAGTGGATTGGCAAGACTGGATACATACATTAGGAGGAGTTTCGAGAATGATGACCATTCTTGGGCGGAAGAAGCCATGCTGCGCTGGCAGAATGACTTGAACTTATTGGAGCATTTTTACAAGGACATGGACGAAAAAAGTGAGAGTTATTTTACCGAAAAGGAAGCCTTAAAAGCTCAATACGAACCGAACATCCGAATATCCATCATCAACGGAGGTTTGTTTTACCTATCAGATAGGGCGTTGGGATAG